From a region of the Nitrospirota bacterium genome:
- a CDS encoding HEAT repeat domain-containing protein translates to MKPALSLSVLILIGMIALFGTDVSARRDILEPEQKAQLAKVDRILVEVVAITDQGPVEPGPLQEVVVKRLKEAGYQVVTDPAQPSDVVFKVKCEQRKVWEGTTTMGSDADLPDSPSRVWKGPACQLLYLLGGKKLGWQKEVRTEFLDSLQAAAVAKAADPGQYALAKLTERLAQYDFPVLVTADWGQEDRLLKMLNDPAATSGRKVQIVVALGDLFSAKAVPQLLKELKGSDLEVAKAAAVALGNIGNKDSIPALVGAMQSGKPELPAAAAKGLGVLGSLHSDFSVITPLLEALKNDDLGVKTEVVLALGKLPDKRSYEPLFALSKSLQKMHSTDPDPKQKKLKDAVNYSLKQIDTWEYIQ, encoded by the coding sequence ATGAAGCCAGCCCTTTCTTTATCCGTCTTGATCCTGATCGGCATGATCGCATTGTTCGGCACCGACGTGTCGGCCCGCCGGGACATCTTGGAGCCGGAGCAAAAAGCCCAGCTGGCCAAAGTTGATCGTATTCTGGTCGAGGTCGTGGCGATCACGGATCAGGGGCCGGTGGAACCGGGCCCGCTTCAGGAGGTCGTGGTCAAACGGCTCAAGGAAGCCGGCTATCAAGTGGTGACGGACCCGGCGCAGCCGTCCGATGTGGTCTTCAAGGTGAAGTGCGAGCAGCGGAAAGTGTGGGAAGGCACGACCACGATGGGCAGCGATGCCGACTTGCCCGACTCCCCGTCCCGTGTCTGGAAGGGGCCGGCCTGCCAGTTGCTCTATTTGCTGGGCGGCAAGAAACTGGGCTGGCAGAAGGAGGTCCGCACGGAGTTCTTGGATTCGCTCCAGGCGGCGGCCGTGGCCAAGGCGGCCGATCCCGGCCAGTATGCGTTGGCGAAGCTGACGGAGCGGCTGGCGCAGTATGACTTCCCGGTCCTGGTGACGGCGGACTGGGGGCAGGAAGACCGGCTGCTCAAGATGCTGAACGATCCGGCGGCCACGTCGGGGCGCAAGGTGCAGATCGTCGTCGCGCTCGGCGATCTGTTTTCAGCGAAGGCGGTCCCGCAGTTGCTCAAAGAGCTGAAGGGCTCCGACCTCGAGGTGGCGAAAGCCGCGGCCGTGGCGCTGGGCAATATCGGGAACAAGGACAGTATTCCGGCCCTCGTTGGGGCCATGCAGTCCGGCAAGCCGGAGTTGCCGGCGGCGGCGGCCAAGGGGTTGGGGGTGCTGGGCTCCCTGCACAGCGATTTCTCGGTGATCACGCCCCTCCTCGAGGCCTTGAAGAACGACGACCTCGGCGTGAAGACCGAGGTCGTCCTGGCCCTCGGGAAGTTGCCCGACAAGCGTTCGTATGAGCCGCTCTTCGCCCTCTCCAAATCTCTCCAGAAGATGCACAGCACCGACCCGGACCCCAAGCAGAAAAAGCTGAAAGACGCGGTGAACTATTCGCTCAAGCAGATCGATACATGGGAATACATCCAATAG
- the proC gene encoding pyrroline-5-carboxylate reductase produces MTVKKQIAIIGAGNMAEALVAGMLKAGVAKPKQLYATDILPERRTQLQSRYQVKTGIDNREAAAWGDVLILAVEPQIIDEVIQLTAQSIKKDSLVISVAAGYPIGNLAQHLPPGARIIRAMPNTPSSVGAGVTALALGPGVTKEDREMAEAISGSVGTVVTIEERLMDAVTGLSGSGPAYAYLIIEALADGGVKAGLPRQTAQLLAAQTVLGAARMVIESGEHPAVLKDRVASPGGTTIAGLHQLEEGRLRATLINAVEAACKRSKELGADPRD; encoded by the coding sequence ATGACCGTCAAGAAACAGATTGCCATCATCGGGGCGGGGAACATGGCGGAGGCTTTGGTGGCCGGCATGCTCAAGGCCGGCGTTGCCAAGCCGAAGCAGCTCTACGCCACAGACATCCTGCCGGAACGCCGTACCCAGCTTCAGAGCCGATACCAGGTCAAAACCGGGATAGACAATAGAGAAGCAGCCGCCTGGGGCGACGTGCTGATCCTGGCCGTCGAACCTCAAATTATTGATGAGGTCATACAGCTAACAGCTCAATCTATAAAGAAAGATTCCCTGGTGATTTCCGTTGCCGCAGGCTATCCGATCGGCAACCTGGCTCAACACCTTCCTCCCGGCGCAAGGATCATCAGGGCCATGCCGAACACCCCATCGAGCGTGGGTGCAGGGGTGACCGCACTCGCGCTGGGGCCAGGCGTGACCAAGGAGGATAGGGAAATGGCCGAGGCCATTTCCGGATCGGTCGGCACGGTCGTCACCATAGAAGAGCGGCTCATGGATGCCGTCACCGGCCTGAGCGGCAGCGGACCTGCCTATGCCTATCTGATCATCGAAGCCCTGGCGGACGGAGGGGTCAAGGCGGGACTGCCTCGCCAGACTGCGCAACTCCTGGCAGCCCAGACTGTGTTGGGGGCAGCGCGAATGGTCATCGAGAGTGGGGAGCATCCGGCCGTCTTGAAGGATCGAGTGGCCTCGCCGGGCGGCACGACCATCGCCGGCCTACACCAATTGGAAGAAGGCCGGTTACGCGCCACACTCATCAATGCGGTGGAGGCAGCGTGCAAGCGCTCGAAAGAGTTGGGAGCCGATCCCCGAGACTAG
- a CDS encoding right-handed parallel beta-helix repeat-containing protein yields MSRFGHATTCNAGTRESTKPAESSPARPSLMTPDHPVAVSHGSIAKRGTLLLWACILVGCASSGDVERLRMEREQAKAAMSAELGQERKLLTDIERDSEAQRASAEKLASALGGSPQNRPAAADASACLSSGTATTSVEFWIAPHGNDANPGTRSAPFLTLERAREAVAHVEKKRWEEGDVVVLLQDGIYRIERPLRLRSDDSGRNGHDVVYRAAPGAHPIISGSVQVKDWTLHDQTLNVHKAFVGQRRSRQLYVNGRRATRARTEPFPAGFRPLPLPPSDADQNKPYLVGGGILFATTNLNPERWRNPMTWTNPREVEAVGKDQWRMAIVPLASITGAQGIGTMTLRQPAWTNANITTTPIWNFWQVERFENAYEFLDEPGEWYLNAASGWLYYIPRPGEDLAKADVELPVQEVLIEGQGTPENPISHLRFEGLTFAYATWMGPSGDNGYVPDQSGFILEGSGHRPNKIGHSKNVTRTPGNLSFLYASQVTFRQNRFEHLGAVALDFNTGSKCNRVRDNLFQDISSAAIQLGGVSDIDHAPPPPEEPHLTSDNEIVNNVIKETGRDFVDTAGIFVGFTRNTLIEHNTISDVPWSGIAIGWGWGLLDQSGFPGVPGATWHQWGDYPLTPNSGNKIRYNFFERFLGDRWDGGAIYTTGQQGHSPEDPLLIEGNVAIGKRAAGGGNTFYTDGGSRYITLKSNVSLNNPIGHMDFGLPPRPGDPLPYTTTFPVAKINTIPYGSDSGGCVTYGEIVFEDNYWLEGTIPAKELFIGLSDLLLTGFLSDLLHKDVLFDPYSAQGYFDICPYTDKATKISYPTQLTYINNHMIKGRGDVPKQILDQAGAQTKLLEQIMEK; encoded by the coding sequence ATGTCACGGTTCGGCCATGCCACAACGTGCAATGCCGGCACAAGAGAATCCACGAAACCCGCTGAGAGTTCTCCTGCAAGGCCTTCCCTGATGACCCCTGACCATCCCGTTGCCGTCAGTCATGGCTCCATAGCCAAGAGAGGCACCCTGCTCCTCTGGGCCTGCATTCTCGTCGGCTGCGCCTCGTCCGGCGATGTGGAACGGCTTCGGATGGAACGGGAACAGGCCAAGGCCGCGATGAGCGCCGAATTGGGTCAGGAGCGCAAGCTGCTGACCGACATCGAACGGGACAGCGAAGCCCAACGCGCCTCCGCCGAAAAGTTGGCGAGTGCCCTGGGAGGATCACCGCAAAACCGGCCAGCCGCCGCGGACGCAAGCGCCTGCCTATCTTCCGGTACGGCCACCACATCGGTCGAATTCTGGATTGCTCCCCATGGCAATGACGCCAATCCGGGAACCCGGTCGGCGCCGTTTCTGACGTTGGAGCGGGCACGCGAGGCGGTCGCCCACGTTGAGAAGAAACGGTGGGAGGAAGGGGACGTCGTCGTCTTGCTTCAAGACGGCATCTATCGGATCGAGCGCCCCTTGCGACTCCGCAGCGATGATTCCGGCCGCAACGGGCATGATGTCGTATATCGTGCCGCGCCCGGCGCCCATCCGATTATTTCCGGCTCGGTCCAGGTCAAGGATTGGACCCTGCACGATCAAACGTTGAATGTCCATAAAGCCTTCGTGGGGCAGCGTCGGTCGCGTCAGTTATATGTGAACGGCCGGCGCGCGACCCGCGCTCGCACCGAACCCTTTCCGGCAGGATTCCGGCCCCTGCCGCTCCCTCCATCGGATGCCGACCAGAACAAGCCCTACCTCGTCGGCGGCGGGATATTGTTTGCCACGACCAACTTGAACCCAGAACGATGGCGGAATCCCATGACCTGGACGAATCCGCGCGAGGTCGAGGCGGTGGGCAAAGACCAATGGAGAATGGCGATCGTGCCGCTGGCATCCATCACAGGGGCCCAGGGAATCGGGACGATGACACTCCGCCAGCCGGCCTGGACGAATGCCAACATCACCACCACGCCCATCTGGAATTTCTGGCAAGTCGAGCGATTCGAGAATGCCTATGAGTTTCTGGATGAACCGGGAGAATGGTATCTGAATGCCGCCTCGGGCTGGCTGTACTACATCCCCCGTCCCGGCGAAGATCTGGCCAAAGCCGATGTGGAGCTGCCTGTGCAGGAAGTGCTCATCGAAGGGCAAGGGACGCCCGAGAATCCCATCTCCCATCTTCGCTTCGAGGGGCTGACCTTTGCCTATGCCACATGGATGGGACCGAGCGGCGACAACGGCTACGTTCCCGATCAGAGCGGGTTCATCCTCGAGGGCTCAGGCCACCGACCCAACAAGATCGGCCACAGCAAGAACGTCACGCGTACGCCGGGCAACCTGTCCTTTCTCTATGCCTCCCAGGTGACGTTTCGTCAGAACCGCTTCGAACACTTGGGGGCGGTGGCGCTTGACTTCAATACCGGGAGCAAGTGCAACAGGGTCCGGGACAACCTGTTCCAGGACATTTCGTCGGCCGCCATCCAGTTGGGCGGGGTGTCCGACATAGACCATGCCCCGCCGCCGCCGGAAGAGCCGCATCTCACGAGCGACAATGAGATCGTGAACAACGTCATTAAAGAAACCGGGCGGGACTTTGTGGATACGGCGGGTATTTTCGTCGGGTTTACCCGAAACACCCTCATTGAACACAACACTATCTCCGATGTGCCTTGGTCCGGCATTGCCATCGGGTGGGGCTGGGGTCTGCTCGACCAAAGCGGGTTCCCCGGAGTGCCTGGCGCAACCTGGCACCAGTGGGGCGACTATCCGCTGACGCCCAACAGCGGGAACAAGATCCGCTACAATTTTTTCGAACGCTTCCTCGGCGACCGCTGGGACGGCGGCGCGATTTACACGACCGGCCAGCAGGGCCATTCCCCGGAAGATCCGCTGCTGATCGAAGGCAATGTGGCGATCGGAAAACGTGCGGCAGGCGGAGGCAACACCTTCTATACGGACGGGGGCAGTCGCTACATTACACTCAAGAGCAACGTGTCGTTGAACAATCCCATCGGCCACATGGATTTCGGCCTCCCCCCAAGGCCCGGCGATCCCCTTCCTTATACGACGACATTTCCGGTGGCCAAGATCAACACCATCCCCTACGGAAGCGATAGCGGTGGCTGTGTCACCTATGGGGAGATTGTCTTCGAAGATAACTATTGGCTGGAAGGAACTATCCCGGCCAAGGAGCTGTTCATCGGATTGTCGGACTTGCTCCTCACTGGTTTCTTGTCGGACCTGCTGCACAAGGATGTGCTGTTCGACCCCTATTCCGCGCAGGGCTATTTCGACATTTGCCCCTATACGGATAAGGCCACCAAGATTTCCTATCCCACGCAGCTCACCTACATCAACAATCACATGATCAAGGGGCGGGGAGACGTGCCAAAGCAGATACTGGACCAGGCTGGGGCGCAGACCAAGCTGCTCGAACAGATCATGGAGAAGTGA
- a CDS encoding alpha-keto acid decarboxylase family protein, producing the protein MAKTRTIGSVLLERLHDLGLKHIFGVPGDYVLTLYKLIEESPITQVGMTREDCAGFAADAYARIRGIGAVCVTYCVGGLNVVNAIACAYAERSPVILLTGSPGLAERVRNPYLHHMVRDFSTQKEVFEKVTVASVVLDDPLTAEREIDRALTALVRYKRPVYIEIPRDLVHAPIEGPSRQPAKAGQLSDKAALAEAVAEVREMLAAVEKPVLLVGAEVHRFRLQDDLSRLVERMNIPVVSTLLGKSVIREDHPLFVGVYGGLIGRDEVQEFVDRSDCLLMLGSILTDIEDLSAQSPFLAEGRAIHATADAITIKHHRYEGVYFEDFVRALIAAPMPTFHARRLPSRDPGKQEAPAAGSQVMLSGLFHQLESVLDEKMLVVADIGEALFAGADLRVHKSAEFLSPAYYTSMGFAVPASVGVGFADPSLRPIVLVGDGAFQMTGTELSTCFRYGQAPIVIVLNNRGYGTEREILDGPFNDVNEWRYEKVCDLVGGGVGYRVATHGELIQALLAALRDKKQMHVLNVVLDQADRSPAMVRLAKRLAKRLSPGK; encoded by the coding sequence ATGGCGAAGACGAGGACCATCGGGTCGGTGTTGCTGGAGCGGTTGCATGACCTGGGGCTGAAGCATATCTTCGGCGTCCCCGGCGACTATGTGCTCACCCTGTACAAACTGATCGAAGAATCGCCCATCACACAGGTGGGAATGACGCGGGAGGACTGCGCCGGATTTGCCGCGGACGCCTACGCACGGATCAGGGGCATCGGCGCGGTTTGCGTCACCTACTGCGTCGGCGGATTGAACGTCGTCAATGCCATCGCCTGCGCCTATGCCGAACGGTCGCCCGTGATCCTGCTCACCGGCTCGCCCGGCCTAGCGGAGCGGGTGCGCAATCCCTACTTGCACCACATGGTCCGCGACTTCTCCACGCAAAAGGAAGTGTTTGAAAAAGTGACCGTCGCGTCGGTCGTGCTGGACGATCCGCTCACGGCCGAACGAGAGATCGACCGGGCTCTGACAGCGTTGGTCCGCTACAAGCGCCCCGTTTACATCGAAATCCCGCGCGACCTGGTCCATGCCCCCATCGAGGGGCCGTCGCGCCAGCCGGCGAAGGCCGGCCAGTTGAGCGACAAGGCGGCTCTGGCGGAGGCGGTCGCCGAGGTGCGCGAAATGCTCGCGGCGGTGGAAAAGCCGGTGCTGCTGGTCGGCGCGGAGGTACATCGCTTCCGGCTCCAGGATGATCTGTCGCGCCTGGTCGAACGGATGAACATTCCGGTCGTCTCCACCCTGTTGGGCAAGTCCGTGATCCGGGAAGACCATCCGCTTTTCGTGGGTGTCTACGGAGGGCTCATCGGACGCGACGAAGTGCAGGAGTTTGTAGACCGGTCCGACTGTCTCCTGATGCTCGGCTCCATCCTGACGGATATCGAGGACCTGAGCGCCCAGTCCCCGTTTTTAGCCGAAGGCCGCGCGATCCACGCGACCGCCGACGCGATCACGATCAAGCACCATCGGTACGAGGGGGTCTACTTCGAGGACTTCGTGCGGGCCTTGATCGCCGCGCCCATGCCGACCTTCCATGCGCGCCGCTTGCCCTCCCGCGATCCCGGCAAGCAGGAGGCGCCGGCCGCCGGGAGCCAGGTCATGCTCAGCGGATTGTTTCACCAACTCGAGAGCGTGCTAGATGAGAAGATGCTGGTGGTGGCCGATATCGGCGAGGCGCTCTTCGCCGGGGCGGATCTGCGCGTCCACAAGAGCGCGGAGTTCCTCTCCCCCGCCTACTATACGTCCATGGGGTTTGCGGTGCCCGCCTCGGTGGGCGTCGGGTTTGCCGATCCGTCGCTCCGCCCCATCGTGCTCGTGGGCGACGGAGCCTTCCAGATGACCGGCACGGAGCTGAGCACCTGTTTCCGTTACGGCCAGGCGCCGATCGTGATCGTGCTCAACAACCGGGGCTACGGAACGGAACGGGAGATATTGGACGGGCCCTTCAACGATGTGAACGAGTGGCGCTACGAAAAGGTCTGCGACCTGGTGGGTGGAGGTGTCGGCTACCGGGTGGCCACGCACGGCGAGCTGATCCAGGCGCTGCTGGCGGCCCTGCGCGACAAGAAGCAGATGCACGTGCTGAACGTGGTGCTGGATCAGGCCGACCGGTCTCCCGCCATGGTGCGGTTGGCCAAGCGCCTCGCCAAGCGGCTCTCGCCGGGGAAGTAG
- a CDS encoding oligopeptide transporter, OPT family: MKPIATGPPIQTSPPDTPVIPPGTELPEITLKGMVLSIVLAAVLAGANAYLGLFAGMTVSASIPAAVLSMAVLRLFRHSNILENNIVQTAASSGEALAAGVIFTIPALILIGYWTSFDYWQTASIALVGGLLGVLFTIPLRHALIVQARLRFPEGVATAEVLKVGADAEAGSSDAGARQGVKTLLTAALLGGAVKLGESGLGLWAEALEGAARIGRSVVYAGVNLSPALLAVGYIIGLRTAVVVCFGGVLGWLVLMPLYGLMNGLPNGTDALAQAKSVWSGHIRYVGIGAMLVGGLWTLVQLRRPIYDSLLTVRQAYRTAGSGSAVPRTERDASLPWIVGPFLLALIPMTVIYAQVVGHIGVAIGMTLVMVVAAFLFSSVAAYMAGLVGSSSNPVSGVTIATIMLAALLLVLVMGQGNPAGPAATLLIGAVVCCAAAMGGDNLQDLKTGHLVGATPWKQQIMQVVGVAVAACVIVPVLALLQAKYGIGEVTAVHPHPLSAPQATLMASLARGVFGEGLPWPMVGLGAGIGVGVIVFDRWLDRQGSSFRAPVLAVALGIYLPLKLSAAILIGGLIAELAHRIAPQGKGSGNGGLLFAAGLVTGEALMGILLALPIALSSLWPSLGADPFKLFATPPLGAWPGLLAVAGVGWMLYRTTTGSRSKRA; the protein is encoded by the coding sequence ATGAAGCCGATCGCGACCGGCCCACCTATCCAAACAAGCCCTCCGGATACGCCCGTGATTCCCCCAGGGACGGAACTGCCCGAGATCACGCTCAAAGGCATGGTCCTTTCGATCGTTCTGGCTGCGGTACTGGCCGGCGCCAACGCCTATCTGGGCCTCTTCGCAGGGATGACCGTGTCGGCTTCCATCCCGGCCGCCGTCCTGTCCATGGCCGTACTGCGGCTCTTCCGCCATTCCAACATTCTTGAAAACAACATCGTCCAGACAGCCGCCTCGTCCGGCGAAGCGCTGGCAGCCGGCGTCATCTTTACCATTCCCGCCCTCATCCTGATCGGCTACTGGACCAGCTTCGACTATTGGCAGACCGCCTCCATCGCGTTGGTCGGTGGCCTCCTGGGCGTCCTCTTCACGATCCCGCTCCGCCACGCCCTCATCGTCCAGGCGCGGCTGCGCTTCCCCGAAGGAGTGGCGACAGCCGAAGTGCTGAAAGTCGGGGCAGACGCCGAAGCCGGCTCGTCGGATGCAGGGGCGAGGCAGGGGGTGAAAACCCTGCTGACCGCCGCCTTGCTGGGCGGGGCCGTCAAGCTGGGGGAGAGCGGCCTGGGCCTCTGGGCCGAAGCCCTGGAAGGAGCCGCTAGGATCGGACGCTCCGTCGTCTATGCCGGCGTCAACCTCTCGCCCGCACTGCTGGCCGTGGGCTACATCATCGGCCTCAGGACCGCCGTCGTCGTCTGTTTCGGCGGAGTACTGGGCTGGCTGGTCTTGATGCCCCTGTACGGGCTGATGAACGGGCTGCCGAACGGGACCGACGCGCTGGCCCAGGCCAAGTCCGTGTGGAGCGGCCACATCCGCTACGTGGGAATCGGTGCCATGCTCGTCGGAGGGCTCTGGACCCTGGTGCAATTGCGCCGGCCGATCTACGACAGTCTGTTGACCGTGAGGCAGGCGTACCGAACGGCCGGTTCCGGCTCCGCCGTCCCGCGGACCGAACGCGATGCTTCGTTGCCTTGGATCGTCGGGCCCTTCCTCCTCGCGCTCATCCCCATGACCGTCATCTATGCACAGGTGGTCGGGCACATCGGCGTGGCGATCGGCATGACGCTCGTGATGGTCGTCGCCGCCTTTCTCTTTTCCTCCGTCGCCGCCTACATGGCCGGCCTCGTCGGCAGCTCCAGCAACCCCGTGTCCGGAGTCACCATCGCCACGATCATGCTGGCGGCCTTGCTGCTCGTGCTGGTCATGGGGCAGGGGAATCCGGCCGGTCCGGCCGCCACGCTCCTGATCGGCGCCGTCGTCTGTTGCGCCGCGGCCATGGGCGGAGACAATCTGCAAGACCTCAAGACCGGCCATCTGGTCGGCGCCACGCCCTGGAAGCAGCAGATCATGCAAGTGGTCGGCGTGGCCGTGGCCGCCTGCGTGATCGTGCCGGTCCTGGCGCTCCTGCAGGCCAAGTATGGGATCGGCGAAGTCACGGCAGTCCATCCGCATCCGCTCAGCGCCCCGCAGGCGACGCTTATGGCCAGTTTAGCGCGCGGGGTCTTTGGCGAGGGGCTGCCCTGGCCCATGGTGGGGCTGGGAGCCGGCATCGGAGTCGGCGTTATTGTGTTTGACCGGTGGCTGGATCGGCAGGGCTCGTCTTTTCGTGCGCCGGTGCTCGCCGTGGCGCTCGGGATTTACCTCCCGTTGAAACTGTCCGCCGCCATACTCATCGGAGGGCTGATTGCGGAGCTGGCCCATCGGATAGCGCCGCAAGGGAAGGGATCGGGCAACGGCGGGCTCCTGTTCGCCGCCGGGCTGGTGACCGGCGAAGCCTTGATGGGCATCCTGCTGGCCCTGCCCATCGCCCTCAGCAGCCTCTGGCCTTCGCTCGGCGCAGACCCGTTCAAGCTGTTCGCAACGCCGCCGCTCGGCGCCTGGCCTGGGCTGCTCGCGGTCGCAGGAGTGGGGTGGATGCTGTATCGAACGACGACGGGAAGCAGAAGCAAGCGGGCCTAG
- a CDS encoding XRE family transcriptional regulator, translating into MPIGPTIQAWRLSKRQSVSGLADKAGLPSSSLEAIESGELDPPVSTLEALALALGIPVPWLYGDPKQLALLTTDPDGEPLFVPSETSVDPVTERVLQGSKEERELYVLLTALLQGGEPKLVRAAEASLRSLVKQSRQSTVPWQSRPSGHFEPPSD; encoded by the coding sequence ATGCCGATCGGCCCGACCATCCAAGCCTGGCGCCTCTCGAAACGGCAGTCCGTCTCGGGGCTGGCCGACAAGGCCGGCCTCCCCTCCTCGTCGCTGGAGGCGATTGAAAGCGGCGAGTTGGACCCCCCTGTCTCGACCTTAGAAGCCCTGGCTCTGGCTCTAGGTATTCCCGTTCCCTGGCTCTATGGCGATCCCAAACAGTTGGCGCTACTCACCACCGACCCGGATGGGGAACCGTTGTTCGTTCCCTCCGAAACATCGGTGGACCCGGTCACCGAGCGGGTGCTGCAAGGCAGTAAAGAGGAGCGCGAACTCTACGTGCTGCTGACGGCCCTGCTCCAGGGTGGCGAGCCGAAGCTGGTGCGCGCAGCCGAAGCCAGTTTGCGCAGTCTGGTCAAGCAATCCCGGCAATCGACCGTCCCGTGGCAGTCGCGCCCGTCCGGTCATTTCGAACCGCCCAGCGACTAG
- a CDS encoding RNA methyltransferase produces the protein MPAYSPKPLSAAKAQLIRSLVKQKKERDQERAFVLEGEKPILELLASDAMALLALVIGETRLAQADAGVQQILRRKSVPIHTCRDSVFDSLSDVTSPSGILAVVRQPAWDQQEILSRSSLLGLYGETLQDPANVGTIVRTALGFGLDALWLSADSADVFNPKVVRATAGGVLKLPVLYIKDVANLTGQGCALLASVPAGKTSRPITDLTNLPERSVLAFGNESRGLSDATLRQATVRFHIPVSQAIESLNVAASAAIASFYFRALSKQKQPAEHR, from the coding sequence GTGCCTGCTTATTCCCCCAAACCGCTCTCAGCCGCCAAAGCCCAACTCATCCGCTCACTCGTGAAACAGAAGAAGGAGCGCGATCAGGAACGAGCCTTCGTGCTGGAAGGGGAGAAACCGATTCTTGAGTTGCTCGCATCCGACGCGATGGCCTTGCTGGCCCTGGTGATCGGAGAAACCAGGCTCGCACAAGCGGATGCAGGCGTGCAACAGATCCTGCGTCGCAAGTCTGTTCCGATTCACACCTGCCGCGACTCGGTCTTCGACAGCCTGTCGGACGTCACCAGTCCGTCCGGCATCCTGGCGGTGGTGCGGCAACCGGCCTGGGATCAGCAGGAGATTCTCAGTCGATCGTCGCTGCTGGGACTCTACGGCGAGACCTTGCAGGACCCGGCCAACGTCGGGACGATCGTCAGGACGGCGCTGGGGTTCGGCCTCGATGCCCTGTGGCTCTCGGCCGACTCGGCCGATGTCTTCAATCCCAAGGTCGTGAGGGCGACGGCCGGAGGCGTCCTGAAACTGCCGGTGCTGTATATAAAGGATGTGGCCAACTTGACGGGCCAGGGCTGCGCCCTCCTGGCCTCCGTGCCGGCCGGCAAGACCAGCCGCCCTATCACAGACCTTACGAACCTGCCGGAGCGATCGGTGCTCGCCTTCGGAAACGAAAGCCGTGGCCTGTCGGACGCCACGTTGCGACAGGCCACGGTCCGTTTCCATATTCCCGTCAGTCAAGCGATCGAATCCTTGAACGTCGCCGCCTCAGCAGCCATCGCTTCTTTCTACTTTCGCGCCCTATCCAAACAGAAGCAGCCAGCAGAACATCGGTAG
- a CDS encoding DUF1232 domain-containing protein — translation MAIVDRLRSAGKTIKAELVVYRLVLADPRTPKLAKWLLGLAVAYAVSPIDLIPDFIPVVGYLDDLVILPALVIVALKMIPQEVIEDCRAKVLDA, via the coding sequence ATGGCGATCGTTGACCGCCTGCGATCAGCAGGAAAGACCATCAAGGCCGAGCTGGTTGTGTATCGGCTGGTTCTCGCAGATCCTCGTACGCCGAAGCTCGCAAAATGGCTGCTAGGCCTGGCTGTCGCCTATGCCGTCTCACCCATCGACCTCATTCCCGACTTTATCCCGGTTGTCGGCTACCTGGATGATCTGGTCATTCTTCCGGCATTAGTCATTGTGGCGTTGAAGATGATTCCCCAAGAAGTGATAGAGGATTGCCGAGCGAAAGTGTTGGATGCCTGA
- a CDS encoding cupin domain-containing protein — protein sequence MEKKSLEVIKEFSPRGFVRRRVWQSAQLHCNIYCFEPGQQNSLHRHPGANEVVFCWEGEGVIVVGGERSSIKAGETVLVPTDVPHGYLNTSRDRRMIITVVQCPLPVEHVPVESGDLMAPLNSLSRARP from the coding sequence ATGGAAAAAAAGAGTCTAGAGGTGATCAAAGAATTTTCACCGCGCGGTTTTGTGAGACGGCGGGTGTGGCAGTCGGCTCAGCTCCACTGCAACATTTACTGCTTTGAACCTGGCCAGCAAAACAGCCTCCATCGTCATCCTGGGGCCAATGAGGTTGTCTTCTGTTGGGAAGGTGAAGGAGTGATTGTGGTCGGAGGCGAGCGCTCTTCGATAAAGGCCGGCGAAACGGTACTCGTGCCCACGGATGTTCCGCATGGTTACCTGAACACCAGTCGAGACCGCCGCATGATCATTACGGTCGTCCAGTGCCCGCTTCCCGTGGAGCATGTACCAGTTGAGTCTGGAGATCTGATGGCCCCGCTCAATTCATTGAGCAGGGCACGTCCATGA
- a CDS encoding DUF4926 domain-containing protein has product MEFELYTDVALARDVPEHRLKRGDIVKLVDYHVAPDGTEGYSVEVLNAVGGTLAVIAVPASALEALRQDEVLSARAL; this is encoded by the coding sequence ATGGAATTCGAGCTCTATACTGATGTTGCGTTGGCACGGGATGTGCCGGAACACCGGCTCAAGCGCGGAGACATCGTCAAGTTAGTCGACTACCACGTGGCTCCCGATGGGACAGAGGGGTATTCCGTGGAGGTGCTCAATGCCGTCGGTGGCACACTGGCCGTGATTGCCGTGCCTGCTTCTGCCCTCGAAGCACTCCGCCAAGACGAAGTACTCTCCGCTCGTGCACTGTAG